The window AGCGGATAGACCGGGAGCAGCTCTGCGGGCAGAACGCCCGCTGCTTCCTCCACCTGAAACTCGCCATTGAGAACCCAGTGGAGTTTTACCGCATCGAGGTGGAGATCCTGGATATCAACGACAACCCGCCGGAGTTCCCCAGCGATGACGTGTCCTTGCGCATCTACGAGCTGGCGTCCCTGGGTGCCCGCTTCCCCATCCAACCTGCCCAGGACCCTGACGTGGGCACCAACACCTTGCAGACCTACCACCTGAGCGCCAACGAGAATTTCAACCTCAATGTGAAGGCGCGCACAGACGGTGGGAAGTTCCCCGAGCTAGTGCTGGAGAGAGCCCTGGACCGGGAACTCAGAGCTTTCCACCACCTTGTCCTGACCGCTGAGGACGGGGGCTCCCCTCCCAAGTCCAGTAAGATGCACATCACTATTCAGGTCCTGGATGCCAATGACAACCACCCGGTCTTTGACAGACCATCATATGGAGCCCGCTTGGTGGAGAACTCGCCGCTCGGCACCCTCGTGGTGAAGCTAAATGCCACCGATGTGGATGAAGGGCCCAATGGAGACATCCGCTACTCCCTCAGCAGCCACAACTCAGCTGCCTTACGCCAGATCTTTGCCATTGATGAGCAAACTGGGGAGATCCGTGTCCAGGGCAATCTGGACTTTGAGGAGGCAACGGTGTATGAGATCGAAGTGGAAGCCAAGGACATGGGGTCGCCTACAATGGAAGAGCACTGCAGCGTGGTGGTGGAAATCACTGATGTGAACGACAATGCCCCCGAGGTCATTCTTacctccttctccagctccctGAGTGAGGATGCACCACCAGGCACAGTGGTGGCTGTCATACACGTCAGAGACAGGGACTCCGGTGAGCAGGGCAAGGTCCAATGTCATGTGTCTCCAGATCTTCCCTTCCAGCTGCGCAAGGACTACGAGCACCAGTACTCACTGCTAACCAGCAGCCGGTTGGACCGGGAGCACGTTGCCTACTACAACGTCACTGTCTCAGCCTCGGATCTGGGCAGTCCCCCACTCTCCCGACACACCATCTTGCCCATTGCCCTGGCAGATGTCAATGACAACGCGCCCCATTTTGAGCAAGCGTCCTATGAAGTGCTGGTGGCAGAAAACAACCCGGTGGGCAGCGTGCTGGTTACCATTTCTGCTGTTGACCCTGACTCAGAGCAGAACTCCCGCCTCTCCTACTCCATCCTGCGAGCTGGTGGGACAGATCCAGGCCTGGATCCAACTCGCTACCTCTCCATACACCCCACAAGTGGCCAGGTCTCCGCTAAACTCCCCTTTGACTATGAGCAAACCACCTATCTCCAGTTCCACGTAGAGGTCTCTGATGGTGGCTCCCCGGCCCTGAGGAACAGGACACTGGTTCACGTTTTTATTGCGGACCAGAATGACAACGCCCCGCGGGTGCATTTCCCCAGGGTCGGGGAGGACTCCACCACCCAGTTGCGAATCTCCCCCTCCACTGCCCCTCCTGCTCTCATCACCAAGGTGGTGGCCATAGATGCGGACTCGGGGCGCAATGCCTGGCTCTCCTACCACCTCGTGGAAGCCACTGAGCCGGGGCTCTTCAGCGTGGCCCTGCGTTCTGGGGAGATCCGGATCACCCGGGCCCTGCAGGAGACGGATGCTTCTGCACACGAACTGCTGGTGGTGGTCCGGGACGCCGGGGAGCCCCCACTCTCCACAGCCGTCAcactggtggtggtggtggaggagcgGGGTCCTGAGGCCCTGCAGGGCTCTGAGGCTCAGGGCGCAGACGGTGGGGGCTTGCCCACCATCACGCTTTATCTGATTGTTTCCCTGGTGCTCATCTCCACTGTCTCACTGGTGGGACTGGCGGTGCTGGGCGTGCGGTGTCTGCGGCGGGGCCCTGCGCCCACTGCCCAGGGCTGCTACGTGGAGAGCGTGGCCACGCttcagccccctcccagccacGTTTTTGGGCACTTGCACTACGAGCCCAAGCAGGGGGACACGGTGATGGGCGTCCAGGTGACAGCCACGGCACCTCCAGCCCCGCGTTACCGCTCCTGCTTTTCGCCCGTCTCTGACATCAGCGAATTCGTGTTTGTGAAACCCTCCGTGGGTGCAGCCGGTGCGAACCCGCCGGAGCCCAGCGAGGTGAGCTCGGGAGCGGGCAGcgccgtccccagccccacggcagccccGGCACCTGCGGGGCTTGgatctccccccaccccccagctcgggacgcggcccccccggccgcctggggcgggggggggggagctttgCCGGCCGGTGCCCGCTCTCAGCTGCCGGGAGTCCCCGGTTCCCGGTGCCGGGAATCCCCGGCGCCCTcccggcgcggcgggggcggagtggaggcggcggcgggagcgggcgggggggggaggcagctcCGTGCGTATTTTGGGGAAGGCggtggaggagggagaggaggagggagagagggaggaggaggaggagggggctgtTGAAAGACGTAGAATTGTCACTCGGTCCATCCCCTCCGCTCGCCGACTTTGTGCGCCTTCTGTGTGCCGGGGAGCCGCTCAGCCGGCCGGgctgcagccgccccccccgtccccttcctcccccccttcctcccttcctccctctctccctcccttcctcccttcctccctccctgccccgctcccgTGGCTCCGGCGGCGGCTTCGCCCCGGCGCAGCGCGCTCGGATCCAGCCCGGGCGCGGGGGGctccgcggcggcggcggcggctcccgggACCGGCAGCGGGGGGAGGCTGCTCGGAGCCGCTTCCTGCCGGCTCGCACAGCCGGCTCGGCATGCCGAGGGGCCGGGCTCTGCCATGGCAGCTCCCGCTGCTGCTCGCAGCCTTCTCCAGCCTGCAGCCGCCCGGCAGCGCCCAGCTCCGTTACTCCGTGCCCGAGGACCGAGAGCCGGGCTCGCCGGTGGGCGACGTGGCCAAGGACCTGGGGGTGGAGGTGCGGAGTCTGGCAGCCCGCAACCTGCGCCTGGTGAGCGAGGGTGAGCGGCGGCACTTCCAGGTGGACCTGGCGGCGGGCGTGCTGCTCCTCGACAGCCGGCTGGACCGCGAGGCGTTGTGCGGGCAGAACCCCGCGTGCTCGCTGCACCTCCAGATCGTCCTGGAGAACCCCCTCCAGCTCCACCGCGTCGAGGTGGACGTCCTCGATGTGAACGACAACGCGCCGCAGTTCCCCAAGCCGGTGGTGGCCTTGGAGATCACTGAGGTGGCCAACCCCGGGACTCGGCTGCCGCTGGAGGTGGCGGAAGACCCGGATATGGGCTCCAACTCTATCTCCACCTATGAGCTCAGCCCCAGCGAGCATTTTGCCCTGAGTATCAACGTGAGAGGGGATGGCGTTAAAATGCCCGAGATCGTACTCGAAAAAGCACTGGATAGAGAGAAAGTGGCTGTTCATCACCTAACACTGACAGCCCTGGATGGAGGGAATCCGGTGAAATCTGGCACTGCTAAGGTCACCATCCACGTCCTGGATGCAAATGACAATCCTCCTGTTTGTGACCCGCCCATATCCAAGGTATATCTGGAGGAGAATGTGCCGGTGGGCACTCTGGTCACCAAGCTGAATGTCACCGACCTGGATGAGGGTCCCAACGGGGATGTGGAGTATTCTTTCAAAACCAGCAATAACGCACCTGGTAAATTCACCAGGCTGTTCACCTTAGATGCCCGGACAGGGGAGATCAGAACCAAAGCCCCGCTGGATTACGAGGAATCCAGTGCTTACGAGATTGCGGTTCGAGCCCGGGACAAGGGGTCCCCGGCCATGGAAGGACACTGCCACCTGCGAGTGGAATTAATTGATATCAATGATAACAGCCCAGAGATTGTCCTGACCTCGCTCTCCAGCCCAGTGCAGGAGGACGCAACCCCAGGGACGGTCATAGCCCTTATTGGTGTCAAGGACAGTGATTCTGGTGACAACGGGCAGGTCCGTCTGCAGATAGCAAAAGAGCTCCCATTTAAACTGGTGTCGTCTTTCAAAGAGCATTTCTCACTGGTCACAAATGGTCCCCTTGATCGGGAGAAGGCCAGTGGATACAACATCACTGTGAGGGCTACAGATTCAGGGTCCCCACCCAGGGCCACACAAAAAACCTTCTATCTCCAAATTGCTGACATTAATGATAATGCACCAAACTTCTCCACCCCTTTTGATACAGCTCATGTTCAGGAAAACTCTCTTCCTGGAACATCTGTCTTTTCAGTGTCGGCATCTGATCCTGACGAGGGTAGTAATGCCAGGCTGTCTTACTCCATCCTGGACAGTGGCATGCAAGACATACCTATCTCGAGCTATTTTCGAATAGACCCAGACAACGGTACCATCTACACCGTGCGGGCTCTGGACTATGAGCAGGACAAGATGTTCCAGGTGCCCGTGGAGGTGAAAGATGCTGGGtctcctgctctgagcagcactgctgtggtCCATGTGTTCATCCTGGATCAGAATGACAACGCCCCCACCATTGTCTACCCGTCTGTTCCCAAGGGCTCTGCCTTTCACCAAACCATCCCCTCTTTGGCAGAACCCGGCTATCTGGTTACCAAAATTGTAGCTGTGGATGCCGATAGTGGCCATAATGCCTGGCTGTCCTACCAGCTGCAAGAGACCGCTGAAGCTGTGCCTTTCCTCGTGGAACGCCGCTCAGGAGAGATAAGGGTTGCAGAGGCTCTCAGGGAGACAGAAGTCCCCCACCGGCTGGTGGTCGAAGTGAGGGACAATGGGACACCGTCCCTCTCGGCCTCTGTGGTGATAGTCATTTCTCCAGAGGAAGACGGAGTGCAGGACTTTGCCAAGTCCTTGGACCTCCCCAAAACATCTCCTAAGGATACCAACCTAACACTTTACCTCATCATCTCCCTGGTGTCCATTTCCCTCGTGTCCTGTGTGATGTTCGCCGTGGCGGCTGCCCGGTGTCTGAGAGCGGGCTCTGCCGGCTGGACCCTTGTGGGCTGCTGCCGAGGGTCTGCCCGCAAGCCCACCTCCCATTTCCGTGGGCAGCTGAAGCCAGATGGCTTCATCAAGTACCTGGACGTGGGAGGAGCGGGCCTGACCTCCCAGGCACAGAATTACACCTCTTGTTTCTCCCCCATGTCTGAGCAGAGCGATTTCCTCTTTGTGAAACCTTTCAGCCATTCTAGCACTGCGGAGACCATGGCTGCCTACGAGCAGGTGGCCAGCACCTTAGCAAGTCCCTGTGATGGGGTAAGAGGTGGGGGGGTTCTCACTGTTCTTGCTACATGCAGCCATCAGCGTGATGcgagctgcctggctgctctctggctatcctgctgctgcaggaggtggctgcagggcacGAGTGTGACTGTCCCCTCCTGGGAGGTGGCAGGGGAAAGGTTTGGctctgctggaggtgggggaaggggctgggtATCGCCGTGAAATCAAAGCCTGAGAGCTTTGTCTTGGCCCCGTccatgctcttttctttttaaagtgattCCTGGCACGT is drawn from Anser cygnoides isolate HZ-2024a breed goose chromosome 14, Taihu_goose_T2T_genome, whole genome shotgun sequence and contains these coding sequences:
- the LOC106034313 gene encoding protocadherin gamma-C5-like isoform X6, which produces MVSERIDREQLCGQNARCFLHLKLAIENPVEFYRIEVEILDINDNPPEFPSDDVSLRIYELASLGARFPIQPAQDPDVGTNTLQTYHLSANENFNLNVKARTDGGKFPELVLERALDRELRAFHHLVLTAEDGGSPPKSSKMHITIQVLDANDNHPVFDRPSYGARLVENSPLGTLVVKLNATDVDEGPNGDIRYSLSSHNSAALRQIFAIDEQTGEIRVQGNLDFEEATVYEIEVEAKDMGSPTMEEHCSVVVEITDVNDNAPEVILTSFSSSLSEDAPPGTVVAVIHVRDRDSGEQGKVQCHVSPDLPFQLRKDYEHQYSLLTSSRLDREHVAYYNVTVSASDLGSPPLSRHTILPIALADVNDNAPHFEQASYEVLVAENNPVGSVLVTISAVDPDSEQNSRLSYSILRAGGTDPGLDPTRYLSIHPTSGQVSAKLPFDYEQTTYLQFHVEVSDGGSPALRNRTLVHVFIADQNDNAPRVHFPRVGEDSTTQLRISPSTAPPALITKVVAIDADSGRNAWLSYHLVEATEPGLFSVALRSGEIRITRALQETDASAHELLVVVRDAGEPPLSTAVTLVVVVEERGPEALQGSEAQGADGGGLPTITLYLIVSLVLISTVSLVGLAVLGVRCLRRGPAPTAQGCYVESVATLQPPPSHVFGHLHYEPKQGDTVMGVQVTATAPPAPRYRSCFSPVSDISEFVFVKPSVGAAGANPPEPSEQAQPNTDWRFSQTQRPGTSGSQNGEEGGAWPNNQFDTEMLQAMILASANEAADGNSTLGGGTGTMGLSARYGPQFTLQHVPDYRQNVYIPGSTATLTNAAGKRDAKGAGSSGGNKKKSGKKEKEKK
- the LOC106034313 gene encoding protocadherin gamma-C5-like isoform X1 encodes the protein MPRGRALPWQLPLLLAAFSSLQPPGSAQLRYSVPEDREPGSPVGDVAKDLGVEVRSLAARNLRLVSEGERRHFQVDLAAGVLLLDSRLDREALCGQNPACSLHLQIVLENPLQLHRVEVDVLDVNDNAPQFPKPVVALEITEVANPGTRLPLEVAEDPDMGSNSISTYELSPSEHFALSINVRGDGVKMPEIVLEKALDREKVAVHHLTLTALDGGNPVKSGTAKVTIHVLDANDNPPVCDPPISKVYLEENVPVGTLVTKLNVTDLDEGPNGDVEYSFKTSNNAPGKFTRLFTLDARTGEIRTKAPLDYEESSAYEIAVRARDKGSPAMEGHCHLRVELIDINDNSPEIVLTSLSSPVQEDATPGTVIALIGVKDSDSGDNGQVRLQIAKELPFKLVSSFKEHFSLVTNGPLDREKASGYNITVRATDSGSPPRATQKTFYLQIADINDNAPNFSTPFDTAHVQENSLPGTSVFSVSASDPDEGSNARLSYSILDSGMQDIPISSYFRIDPDNGTIYTVRALDYEQDKMFQVPVEVKDAGSPALSSTAVVHVFILDQNDNAPTIVYPSVPKGSAFHQTIPSLAEPGYLVTKIVAVDADSGHNAWLSYQLQETAEAVPFLVERRSGEIRVAEALRETEVPHRLVVEVRDNGTPSLSASVVIVISPEEDGVQDFAKSLDLPKTSPKDTNLTLYLIISLVSISLVSCVMFAVAAARCLRAGSAGWTLVGCCRGSARKPTSHFRGQLKPDGFIKYLDVGGAGLTSQAQNYTSCFSPMSEQSDFLFVKPFSHSSTAETMAAYEQVASTLASPCDGQAQPNTDWRFSQTQRPGTSGSQNGEEGGAWPNNQFDTEMLQAMILASANEAADGNSTLGGGTGTMGLSARYGPQFTLQHVPDYRQNVYIPGSTATLTNAAGKRDAKGAGSSGGNKKKSGKKEKEKK